The window ctcctgcctcagcctcccatgtagctgggactacaggcacatgccaccacgctcagctaatttttgtatttttagtagagacagggtttcaccatgttggccaggatggtctcgatctcttgacctcatgatccgcccgcctcagcctcccaaagtgctgggattacaggcaccgtgcctggcctcatgtacactatttcctttcattcttatAATAGTTAAGAATGACATAGATATTGAGGCTTCATTCCCAAATAAGGACATTGAGGTGATTCCCCCAAGGTCCCCAGTGAGGCAGAATTTTCCCCAGCCATCCTGATTCTCAGTCCAGAGGATAGAATTCCTCCTCCATCTCTCAGTGCATGGTGTGGTCCCACGGCTCTGAAGAGGGGCTGCTGAGCACCCTGCTCTGGGTCAGGGGCTCAGCCACAGGCTCAGATGCAGCCTTCGTACTTCAGGAAGATGCAGCTGGAGAAGGAACTGGCCTCGGAGCTGTGGCGGGTGCGCTGGGAGGACGTTGAGCCCAGTAGCCTTGAGAGGCACCTGCGGAGTGCAGGCAGCCGGCTGACCCTGAGTGGGGTAAGAATGCTGGTGTTTTTGTTGGGGGGCAATAAAGGAGAGGTGGGTACAAGGGGCAGTGCCTGAGGGGTAGGGAAGGGAGCAGGattctagtcccagctctgctttcacttgctgtgtgaccttgagcgaCTCATAGTCCCTCTCTGAGACTGTCTCAGATGATGATTACAGCAGCAGAGCCTCCCTCACAGGGCTGTTTTAAAGGTCAGAGGAGATAGTACctgtgaaaacactttaaaaaaaaagtaaatgaggaGGAGATTTTATGATGTGGAACATAAAGCagggtgggccaggcacagtggctcacatctgcaatcccagcactttgggagaccgaggcaggaggattgcttgtgcctgggagttcaagaccagcctgggcaacatagcaagacatcgtctctacaaagaatacaaagattagccgggcatggtggcgcatgcctgtagtcccagctactgtggaggctgaggtgaaaggatcagctgagcccaggagtcggaggcagcagtgagctaggatagcactgctgcactccagcctgaatgacacaATGATACTAAACCtcaaaaaaaactcaacaacaaaaaggaagggCGACACAAAGATAAGGCAGGATAAGGCAGGGTAATAAAGACCAGAGCACAAGCAATCAGGATGCAGACTGGGCCCACCGGCTGACCATtcctcctgctctccctcctTTCAGAGAGGCTCCAATTACGGCTCCCTGGTAACCACAGAGGgccagttccaagtctttgccaagACAGCATATTATAAGGTGGGCCTGGGGAAAGATCACTGGGCCTTAGGACTGGGGCAGGAGTGTACTCTGATGGAGGACTGGTGGGGTTTCTGAGGGAAGGAGTAAGCTGGTGGAGAGCAGCAGATGGGGGCCCTGGGGGTGGGCTATTGGGAACAAGTGAGGGTCCTGAGGGCAGGGATGGGCTGTCGTGAGCAGCTGGAATTCCCAGGACATGGGACCATGCTCTTCACAGTGACAGTCTCCATTCCATGCCCAGGGCAACCTCGTGGCTGTGAAACGTGTGAACCGTAAACGCATTGAGCTGACACGAAAAGTCCTGTTTGAACTGAAGCATGTAATGTGGGGAGTGACGCAGTGGCATGGAGAAGGGGCCCTCGGGACGCAAGGGAGACTGGCCAACAGAACTAGTTATGGAGGGACCTCAGGGTACCCCAAGAAAGGGGCAGGGACTGGAGCCCTGGGATGGACCTTCATCTtgtgggtgggagtggggggatCCTAAGCTAGGAGAAGAGACCACTGGAGATAACCTGGAGGAATCTTGAGGGGCCATATGTGATGTCCCTGGGGGAGAGAGGgcttaggaggcagagggagtAGGAGCAGATTCTGGGGAGGGTGGGCTAAAGCACATGGGTGGGAATCACCAGGGAAGATCCTAGTGATGGTTGCAGAAAATGAATAAGGAGTTAAGAAGAGTGAGGGTCCCTGAGGCTAGTGAGCAGCTTGGTGAGGAGCGAGGTCTCTGCCAAGCTCCTGATGCTGGTCCCACTTGCAGATGCGGGATGTGCAGAATGAACATCTGACCAGGTTTGTGGGAGCCTGCACCGACCCCCCCAATATCTGCATCCTCACAGAGTACTGTCCCCGTGGGAGCCTGCAGGTGAGGGGGACAAGGGGTGTCAAGAAACCTGGGTTCTAGCCCTGGCTCTGCTCCTGTCTGGCCATAAGACCCCAGGCATGCCTCgccctctttctgttttttttttttttttttttttttttttgagacggagtcttgctctgtcgcccaggctggagtgcagtggcgcaatctcggctcactgcaagctccgcctcccgggttcacgccactctcctgcctcagcctctccgagtagctgggactacaggcgcccaccaccccgcctggctaattttttgtattttttttttttagtagagacggggtttcaccgtggtctcgatctcctgacctcgtgatcctcccgcctcggcctcccaaagtgctgggattacaagcgtgagccaccgagcccagccagcTTCTCCCTCTTTCTGACCTTTCTGGccccatctgtaaaaatgggaGTTGGGGAAGGGCAGTGGCACTAGAGTCAATCCAAAGTTTTGTCCTGTTCTACCAGTTCACATCAGTAGGACCCTGCACCCTCCTCCAACTCCCAGGGGTGTCTGCAGGGGATTGGTCTGACTCTTACTGCCCCAGCAGGACATTCTGGAGAATGAGAGCATCACCCTGGACTGGATGTTCCGGTACTCGCTCACCAATGACATCGTCAAGGTATGCCCCTAAGCACCTATTGTATGTGTAGGGGAGGGGCCAGGCATGCTTCTCCCGGCCACGGGTGTAGGTCCCACTCATGGCCAATACCTCTGCCCACTCATGTTTCCAGGGCATGCTGTTTCTACACAATGGGGCTATCTGCTCCCATGGGAACCTCAAGTCATCCAACTGCGTGGTAGATGGGCGCTTTGTGCTCAAGATCACCGACTATGGGCTGGAGAGCTTCAGGGACCTGGACCCAGAGCAAGGACACACCCTTTATGCCAGTGAGCCTTGACTCTTGAACCTAACACCTACCCCCAGCACCACCCAGTAGGGAGACTGATGCAAGGCCTCTGATGGGCTTGGGCATGCTTGTCCTGACTCCAGCCTCAATTCATTTACCCATGAAAAAGGGAAGGCCAGACGAAGTGGTCTCTAAGGCCTCCTCTAGCTCTAACACTCTGTGATGCATCCAGATCAGTTTCGGCCACATCCTTGTTTCCCCCTCACCCCTTAGCTTTGGGCTCCCTCACTCGGTGACTACCGACCTCTGACCCACAGAAAAGCTATGGACAGCCCCTGAGCTCCTGCGAATGGCTTCACCCCCTGTGCGGGGCTCCCAGGCTGGTGACGTATACAGCTTTGGGATCATCCTTCAGGAGATTGCCCTGAGGAGTGGGGTCTTCCATGTGGAAGGTTTGGACCTCAGCCCCAAAGGTGAGAGGAGCACGCCTTCCTTAAACCCGGCCACAGTCTCAACGAACCCCAGCCCCAGGGAGAGGGTCCCCTGGCAGCACCACCACACCTTCCTTCTGGAATGGGGCTCAGTCACCACCCTTTGACCCATTGCTGCCAGTGACCAGTCCCCCGCCCCCacgccttggtcttggacttcccctGCCATCCCAGCTGGTTGCCCCAGTCTCTCACTAGGCCCTTGGCCAGCCCCACCCCTCAGCTCCTCTACCACCCAATACAGAGATCATCGAGCGGGTGACTCGGGGTGAGCAGCCCCCCTTCCGGCCCTCCCTGGCCCTGCAGAGTCACCTGGAGGAGTTGGGGCTGCTGATGCAGCGGTGCTGGGCTGAGGACCCACAGGAGAGGCCACCATTCCAGCAGATCCGCCTGACGTTGCGCAAGTTTAACAGGTCCCTGGTGTTTGTCATGGAtcccccaggcccctcctccacaGCCACCATTTACCTAATGCTTCTTGCTCCGGCTTATCCCAGCCGTGGCAGAGGGAGACCACTCACCTCCTCCCTATACACAGTCAGCTCCAGCCCAGCACAGCCTCACGACCCTCTTCGCAAATACAGCATGACTCAGCTGTGCCCACAGTCCCCTGCCATTCATACCCCTTCCCTCCACCATCGACAACCCACACCCTTCCTGCCCACTCCCCTTGCTGGCCTCTAGCCTTCTCAGCAGTGTGTAGAGTAGATGGGCCTCCCGCCTCTTGCCCGGTAGGCTCTTGGCCCTCCACGGGAGCTCCTCCCCACCGCTTGATTTCCCTTCCCCAGCGTGCCCACCAGGCCCGGTTCCTCCAGACACACCCTTCTGTGGCCATCACTTTGTCCGCAATTGACCCTTGTCATTCTCCACCTCCTTTACCTCCTAACTCACTGGGTTCAACAAAGATGAACAAAGTGTCCATGGGTCTGAAGCTTCATACTTGACCTTGGGGTCTCAGAGAGGAATTGaactttcttccttctgttttcccCTGCTCCCCGATATCCTGCTATGCCCTCAACCCTGAGCATCTCTAGagacctcactgcagcctgggcaggggAAGTGCCTAGGGGTGGGTGCTCACAGGTAGGCTGTGCTGCTCCTCTCTCACCACCCCCAccgccaccccctgcccccagggAGAACAGCAGCAACATCCTGGACAACCTGCTGTCTCGCATGGAGCAGTACGCGAACAATCTGGAGGAACTGGTGGAGGAGCGGACCCAGGCGTACCTGGAGGAGAAGCGCAAGGCCGAGGCCCTGCTCTACCAGATCCTGCCTCAGTAAGTGCCTGAGTCTGGGGACCCCCCCAACACAAAGCCCCTGTCCCGACCCCCTACTCTGATCCTGCACCTGCCCTGACCCCTTAGCTCAGTGGCTGAGCAGCTGAAGCGTGGGGAAACAGTGCAGGCCGAAGCCTTTGACAGCGTTACCATCTACTTCAGTGACATTGTGGGTTTCACAGCGCTGTCAGCGGAGAGCACGCCCATGCAGGTAGGCCAGGGTTCAGCCGTAGGTGCCAGGCAAGCAGGCTGGCCTGGCTCAGCATCTGGATCCCACCAGACCTGCCTTCTGATTCTGCTTTACCCACCTGACCCCAGGCGGGGTCCCCTACTTCCTGTCTCTCTTAGCTTCTCTTCCCTTCCAGGTGGTGACCCTGCTCAATGACCTGTACACTTGCTTTGATGCTGTCATAGACAACTTTGATGTGTACAAggtgagggtgggagtggggatgggaAGGGACAGACAGACATGGACAAGGTCAGAAAAAGATGAGGGGTAGGCAGAATGATGTGGAGTCTTAAGAGAGGAGATCAGGGAACACGGGCAGAGACAGTGACACAGGGAGACCCAGGAACAGGCAGAGAACCCATGTGGGATGGGGGATGAGCAAAGACAGATGAGGGTACAGAATGACAGACGCTGCACCTGGTGTGATGGCGTGGCCGGCCGCACAGTTGCAACCCTCAAGTCCTGTACCCCCTTGCCACTCCCACAGGTGGAGACAATTGGCGATGCCTACATGGTGGTGTCAGGGCTCCCTGTGCGGAACGGGCGGCTGCACGCCTGCGAGGTAGCCCGCATGGCCCTGGCGCTGCTGGATGCTGTGCGCTCCTTCCGAATCCGCCACCGGCCCCAGGAGCAGCTGCGCTTGCGCATTGGCATCCATACAGGTAAGGCCACTGAAGGTGCAGGTGGGCATCCAGAGGCCAACGCTTCGCAAGGGAAACTTGTCCCCTGGCCCAGCCCCTCGccctttcatctctctctctctctctctctctctctgtcacacacacacacacatacacacacacacacacacgcacacagagctGGGACCTCAGATCATGCCTCCTGCCTCTCTTGGATTGTCCACCTACCTCCCTTAacgcccctccctccctcactcgcTGATGGGCTCTGCTTCTTCCCTTGCTCCTCCCAGGACCTGTGTGTGCTGGAGTGGTGGGACTGAAGATGCCCCGTTACTGTCTCTTTGGGGATACAGTCAACACAGCCTCAAGAATGGAGTCTAATGGGGAAGGTACAGCACCCCCTCCTAGAGGGAATGGGGAGGGCAGGGTGGCTGAGGGAAATGCCATCCTGGGGCAGCCTGTGCCTGCACAGCCCGTTTCAGCTCCTAGTCCTTTTGCCTCCCAAGTTCCCCTTCTCATAATATTAACAGTTCAACCTGGGCTCATCACCTTGACTGTAATCAGAGACTCAGGTTCCTGCTGCCCTTCTTGTCAAATGATGTAAAAGTATTTCCAGGCCAGTGTTGGAGAGTTCCCAGCAGGAATCCTATTTTAAGACCCtctgtgggccgggcgtggtgactcacacttgtaatcccagcactttgggaagctgaggcaggcggatcacctgaggtcgggggtttgaggccagcctgaccaatatgatgaaatcccatctctactaaaaatataaaaaactagccaggcgtggtggtgggcgcctataatcccagctactcgggaggctgaggcaggagaattgcttgaacctgggaggcagaggttgcggtgagccaagattacaccatgcaccccagcttgggcaataagagttaaactctgtctcaaaaaaaaaaaaaaaaaagaccctctgCTCCACCTTTGATGTGGTAAGATGGCTTCAGAGCCAGCATACTGGGCTGTGAATCTCAGCTCCACAGCTGGCTGTGTGTCAGTTTGCTATACCTCTCTGAGCCAtggttttcctcatctgtaaaaagagggaaaaaatctACCTCACAGGGATTATGTGAGAAACCCATAAAAAATGTCTACCACATAATTGTCATTTAACTTTTCCGAGCCTTAGCtgattatctgtaaaatgatgtcTATCTCAGGATTGCAAGAAGTCTAGCACAAGCCCTGGTACCCAGCAGGCACCTAATAAATTCTTGCTCCCACCCGCCCCTTGCTCTTGCCTCCCGTTTATCTTCTATCCTTCTGCTGTATTCGACACAATTCAAtgcagtaaacatttattgagtgactactGAGTGCCAGGCCCTGGGATAGTAACATGGCCCAGATCCAGAGTTAGCTGAGAAATTCATGTGGACCCCATCTAAACCTTATGGTGAAAGAAAGGCTGCTTGGGAGCCAGTCCTGGGAGCCCAGAGGGATCTAGTTCAGCAAATATTCCCTGGACACTATTTTGGGGGCTGTCAGAGTAGAGCCCCTTGCTGAGGGTCCAGTCCTCAAGGAGCACATTCCCAGAAATTGTTCAACATTCTGGGTGCTGgggatgcttgtaatcccagcactttgggatgccaaggtgggcagattacttcaggccaggagttggagaccagcccggccaacatggtgaacctcctgtctctactaaaaatacaaaaaattagccgggcgtggtggcacgtgcctgtaatcccagctactcaggaggctgagacaggaaaataacttgaacccaggaggtggatgttgcagtgagctgagattgcacccctgggcaacacagcgagaccgtctcaaaaaagaaaaaagagagaaagaaagaaaagaaaagaaagaaactgttaaACACAACAAGGCCACTGTGATTGATGCAAACCCCAGAAGTAGGGACATGAGTTCAGACAGTGGTCAAAGAGAGGGTGTGGCAATATTGGGCCCCACTCCATCACTGACCTCCTCAGCCacttgggcagatcacctgggccTCAGTCCCTCAGCCACAAAATGAGGGTATAGCATTAAATCATGAAAGCAACAATTTACATACTGCTTCCTAGGTAGCACATTCGTTTGAATACTTTATGGATGttaaatttaatcctcacaacaaagtTTTGAGATGGGTACTGACACTATCAGCATTTTCAAGATTAGGAAAATGAAGCAGAGAGAATTTATATTACATACCCAAGCAAGTGTCCAAGCTGAGGTTCATACTGAGGCAGTGCAGGATCCAAAGTGCCAGCTCCTAACCACTATGCTGTGTAGAATCCGGTGACACTCCAGAGAGTGCTGTCCAACAGGATGTTCCACAgtcatgaaaatgttctgtattctgtgctgtccaatacagtagcctcTAGGCACATGTGGCTACTTATCACTGGAAATGTGACGGGTGCAACTGaggccctgatttttttttttttttttttttttggagacagagtctcgctctgtcgcccaggctggatggagtgcagtggtgcgatctcggctcactgcaacctccaccttccaggttcaagcgattctcctgcctcagcctcccaagtagctgaaattacaggtgtgtgccaccacacccagctaatttttgtatttttagtagagacggggttttaccatattggccaggatggtctcgaactcctggcctcaagtcatccttctgcctcagcctcccaaagtgctgggattacaggtgtgagccacagcacccagcctgaatttttAACTGTATTTAGTTTAAATTAATTTAAGTTGAAACAGGCATATGTgattagtggctactgtattggattACACAGCTCCAGAGTTCTAAATGAGAGGCTAATGTGGTCACGCACTACATTCAGGGAGTGGGGCCTCTCTGAGCTAGAGGGCTTCCTGGcccaaaagagggagagagggtacCTGTCCACCCCCACAGTCCCTGGTCTCTTTTGCCTCTACTTTCCTGCTCTCCTCTCTCACATTGCtcaccttcccttctctcctgtcCTACCCAGCCCTGAAGATCCACTTGTCTTCTGAGACCAAGGCTGTCCTGGAGGAGTTTGGTGGTTTCGAGCTGGAGCTTCGAGGGGATGTAGAAATGAAGGTAGAGGGAGAAGCCTCTGCCCTCCCCACCTTTTGGGGTCCTAGAGGGAGTTACCCTTCTCAAGCAGCCAATGCCACTCCCATCCCTAAGGCCCTCATCTGACTGGGGAAAGGACATGTGCCACTCTCCAGCCCATCCTATTTTTTCCCTCCAGGGCAAAGGCAAGGTTCGGACCTACTGGCTCCTGGGGGAGCGGGGGAGTAGCACCCGAGGCTGACCTGCCTCCTCTTCTATTCCTCCACACCTCCCTACCCTGTGCCAGAAGCAACAGAGGTTCCAGGCCTCAGCCTCGCCCACAGCAGCCCCATCGCCAAAGGATGGAAGTAGTTTGAATAGCTCAGGTGTGCTGACCCCAGTGAAGACACCAGATAGGACCTCTGAGAGGAGACTGGCATGGGGGGATCTCAGAGCTTACAGGCTGAGCCAAGCCCATGGCCATGCACAGGGACACtcacacaggcacatgcacctGCTCTCCACCTGGActcaggctgggctgggctgtggaTTCctgatcccctcccctccccatgctctcctccctcagccttgctACCCTGTGACTTATTGGGAGGAGAAAGAGTCACCTGAAGGGGAACATGAAAAGAGACTAGGTGAAGAGAGGGCAGGAGAGCCCAcatctgggcctggcccacaataCCTGCTCCCCCGACCCCCTCCACCCAGCAGTAGACACAGTGCACAGGGGAGAAGAGGGGTGGCGCAGAAGGGTTGGGGGCCTGTATGCCTTGCTTCTACTGTGAGCAGAGACAATTAAAATCTTTATTCCTGTGACAGTGTCTCTTCTTGAGGGAGAGAGGGTTGCCAGAAAACAGTCAGTTCTCCACTCTCTACTTCAAATAAGACTCTCGCTTCTTGTTCTATAAGGGCCTAGAAGGAGAAGTAAAAAAAGACTCTCGATTCTTAAGCTGGGAATGCAGGCTCTGAGAGTAGTAACAGCCTATGAATTGCCCAGCAGTGCTGAAATTGGTTTAAGGACCCATTTACATActtaagaattattattattggccgggcacagtggctcatgcctgtaatcccagcactttgggaggctgaggcggatggatcacctgaggtcaagagttcgaaaccagcctggccaacatggggaaacccagtttctactaaaaatacaaaaattaggtgggtatggtggcacgcgcctgtaatcccagctactcaggaggctgaagcaggagattctctctttttttttttttttttgagacggagtctcactccttcgcccaggctggaatacaatggcgtgatctcggctcactgcaagctctgcctcccaggttcaccccattctcctgcctcagcctccctagtagctgggactacaggtgcccactaccacgcccggctaattttttgtatttttagtagagacggggtttcactgtgttagccaggatggtctcaatttcccaacctcgtgatccgcccacctcggcctcccaaagtgctgggattacaggcgtgagccaccacacccggccgagaatctcttgaacccaggaggcggaggttgcagtgagccgagatggcgccactgcactccagcctgggcaacagagggagactctgtctcaaaaacaaaaaacaaaacaaaacaaaaaaccaggcacggtggctcactcctgtaatctcagtactttgggaggctgaggtgggcgaatcacatgAGATGAGGAGTTCGatatcagcctgaccaacatggagaaacccagtctctactaaaaatacaaaattagttgccagacatggtggctcactcctgtaatcccagcactttgagaggccgaggcaggtggatcacgaggtcaggagttcgagaccatcctggccaatatagggaaaccccgtctctactaaaaatagaaaaattagccagatatatggtggcgaatgcctgtggtcccagctactcaggagggtgaggcagcagaatcacttgaacctgggaggcggaggttgtggtgagctgagattgcaccactgtactccagcctgggcaacagagcaagactctgtctcaaaaaaaaaaaaatacaaaattagcagggcatagtgatgcatgcctgtaatcccagctactcaggtgactgaggcaggagaattgcttgaacccaggaggtggaggcttcagcgagccaagatctcaccactgcactccagcctgggccacagagcgaaactatcttaaaaaaaaaaaaaaaaaaaaaaaaaaggctaggtgtggtggctcaaccctgtaatccgAGCAgcttgggaggccgatgtgggtgggtcacaggtcaagagtttgagatcagcatggccaacatggtgaaaccccatctctactaaaaatacaataattagccagggacggtggctcatgtctgtaatcccagcactttgggaggctgaggcgggcggatcatctgaggtcgggagttcgagactagcctgaccaacatggagaaaccccgaatctactaaaaatacaaaattagctgggcgtggtggcacatgcctg of the Symphalangus syndactylus isolate Jambi chromosome 12, NHGRI_mSymSyn1-v2.1_pri, whole genome shotgun sequence genome contains:
- the NPR1 gene encoding atrial natriuretic peptide receptor 1 isoform X1 — translated: MPGPRRPAGSRLRLLLLLLLPPLLLLLRGSNAGNLTVAVVLPLANTSYPWSWARVGPAVELALAQVKARPDLLPGWTVRTVLGSSENALGVCSDTAAPLAAVDLKWEHNPAVFLGPGCVYAAAPVGRFTAHWRVPLLTAGAPALGFGVKDEYALTTRAGPSYAKLGDFVAALHRRLGWERQALMLYAYRPGDEEHCFFLVEGLFMRVRDRLNITVEHLEFAEDDLSHYTRLLRTMPRKGRVIYICSSPDAFRTLMLLALEAGLCGEDYVFFHLDIFGQSLQGGQGPAPRRPWERGDRQDVSARQAFQAAKIITYKDPDNPEYLEFLKQLKHLAHEQFNFTMEDGLVNTIPASFHDGLLLYIQAVTETLAHGGTVTDGENITQRMWNRSFQGVTGYLKIDSSGDRETDFSLWDMDPETGAFRVVLNYNGTSQELVAVSGRKLNWPLGYPPPDIPKCGFDNEDPACNQDHLSTLEVLALVGSLSLLGILIVSFFIYRKMQLEKELASELWRVRWEDVEPSSLERHLRSAGSRLTLSGRGSNYGSLVTTEGQFQVFAKTAYYKGNLVAVKRVNRKRIELTRKVLFELKHMRDVQNEHLTRFVGACTDPPNICILTEYCPRGSLQQDILENESITLDWMFRYSLTNDIVKGMLFLHNGAICSHGNLKSSNCVVDGRFVLKITDYGLESFRDLDPEQGHTLYAKKLWTAPELLRMASPPVRGSQAGDVYSFGIILQEIALRSGVFHVEGLDLSPKEIIERVTRGEQPPFRPSLALQSHLEELGLLMQRCWAEDPQERPPFQQIRLTLRKFNRENSSNILDNLLSRMEQYANNLEELVEERTQAYLEEKRKAEALLYQILPHSVAEQLKRGETVQAEAFDSVTIYFSDIVGFTALSAESTPMQVVTLLNDLYTCFDAVIDNFDVYKVETIGDAYMVVSGLPVRNGRLHACEVARMALALLDAVRSFRIRHRPQEQLRLRIGIHTGPVCAGVVGLKMPRYCLFGDTVNTASRMESNGEALKIHLSSETKAVLEEFGGFELELRGDVEMKGKGKVRTYWLLGERGSSTRG
- the NPR1 gene encoding atrial natriuretic peptide receptor 1 isoform X2; this encodes MPGPRRPAGSRLRLLLLLLLPPLLLLLRGSNAGNLTVAVVLPLANTSYPWSWARVGPAVELALAQVKARPDLLPGWTVRTVLGSSENALGVCSDTAAPLAAVDLKWEHNPAVFLGPGCVYAAAPVGRFTAHWRVPLLTAGAPALGFGVKDEYALTTRAGPSYAKLGDFVAALHRRLGWERQALMLYAYRPGDEEHCFFLVEGLFMRVRDRLNITVEHLEFAEDDLSHYTRLLRTMPRKGRVIYICSSPDAFRTLMLLALEAGLCGEDYVFFHLDIFGQSLQGGQGPAPRRPWERGDRQDVSARQAFQAAKIITYKDPDNPEYLEFLKQLKHLAHEQFNFTMEDGLVNTIPASFHDGLLLYIQAVTETLAHGGTVTDGENITQRMWNRSFQGVTGYLKIDSSGDRETDFSLWDMDPETGAFRVVLNYNGTSQELVAVSGRKLNWPLGYPPPDIPKCGFDNEDPACNQDHLSTLEVLALVGSLSLLGILIVSFFIYRKMQLEKELASELWRVRWEDVEPSSLERHLRSAGSRLTLSGRGSNYGSLVTTEGQFQVFAKTAYYKGNLVAVKRVNRKRIELTRKVLFELKHMRDVQNEHLTRFVGACTDPPNICILTEYCPRGSLQDILENESITLDWMFRYSLTNDIVKGMLFLHNGAICSHGNLKSSNCVVDGRFVLKITDYGLESFRDLDPEQGHTLYAKKLWTAPELLRMASPPVRGSQAGDVYSFGIILQEIALRSGVFHVEGLDLSPKEIIERVTRGEQPPFRPSLALQSHLEELGLLMQRCWAEDPQERPPFQQIRLTLRKFNRENSSNILDNLLSRMEQYANNLEELVEERTQAYLEEKRKAEALLYQILPHSVAEQLKRGETVQAEAFDSVTIYFSDIVGFTALSAESTPMQVVTLLNDLYTCFDAVIDNFDVYKVETIGDAYMVVSGLPVRNGRLHACEVARMALALLDAVRSFRIRHRPQEQLRLRIGIHTGPVCAGVVGLKMPRYCLFGDTVNTASRMESNGEALKIHLSSETKAVLEEFGGFELELRGDVEMKGKGKVRTYWLLGERGSSTRG
- the NPR1 gene encoding atrial natriuretic peptide receptor 1 isoform X3, which produces MPGPRRPAGSRLRLLLLLLLPPLLLLLRGSNAGNLTVAVVLPLANTSYPWSWARVGPAVELALAQVKARPDLLPGWTVRTVLGSSENALGVCSDTAAPLAAVDLKWEHNPAVFLGPGCVYAAAPVGRFTAHWRVPLLTAGAPALGFGVKDEYALTTRAGPSYAKLGDFVAALHRRLGWERQALMLYAYRPGDEEHCFFLVEGLFMRVRDRLNITVEHLEFAEDDLSHYTRLLRTMPRKGRVIYICSSPDAFRTLMLLALEAGLCGEDYVFFHLDIFGQSLQGGQGPAPRRPWERGDRQDVSARQAFQAAKIITYKDPDNPEYLEFLKQLKHLAHEQFNFTMEDGLVNTIPASFHDGLLLYIQAVTETLAHGGTVTDGENITQRMWNRSFQGVTGYLKIDSSGDRETDFSLWDMDPETGAFRVVLNYNGTSQELVAVSGRKLNWPLGYPPPDIPKCGFDNEDPACNQDHLSTLEVLALVGSLSLLGILIVSFFIYRKMQLEKELASELWRVRWEDVEPSSLERHLRSAGSRLTLSGRGSNYGSLVTTEGQFQVFAKTAYYKMRDVQNEHLTRFVGACTDPPNICILTEYCPRGSLQDILENESITLDWMFRYSLTNDIVKGMLFLHNGAICSHGNLKSSNCVVDGRFVLKITDYGLESFRDLDPEQGHTLYAKKLWTAPELLRMASPPVRGSQAGDVYSFGIILQEIALRSGVFHVEGLDLSPKEIIERVTRGEQPPFRPSLALQSHLEELGLLMQRCWAEDPQERPPFQQIRLTLRKFNRENSSNILDNLLSRMEQYANNLEELVEERTQAYLEEKRKAEALLYQILPHSVAEQLKRGETVQAEAFDSVTIYFSDIVGFTALSAESTPMQVVTLLNDLYTCFDAVIDNFDVYKVETIGDAYMVVSGLPVRNGRLHACEVARMALALLDAVRSFRIRHRPQEQLRLRIGIHTGPVCAGVVGLKMPRYCLFGDTVNTASRMESNGEALKIHLSSETKAVLEEFGGFELELRGDVEMKGKGKVRTYWLLGERGSSTRG